From the Lysinibacillus fusiformis genome, the window TCATGCTCCTTGACAACTTGATTAGCATTTTTACGCATTTCTCGAAGCTCTGCAATAATCGCTTCCGCTTCTCGTTTCGCTTCATCAACAATTTTACGTGCTTTTTCCTTCGCTTTCTTATCAAGCGCCTCTTTACGCTCCTCGTAGGCTTGCACTTTATCTTGAAGCTCTTGACGTAATGTCTCCGATTCTAACAGTAATGCATGCGAACGTTCTGCATCATCTTCGGATTGGCGACGTGTTTCTTCCAATGAGGCTATCATGGATTCAACCTCATGTCGGTCTGTCCCAGTAAAGCCTTTTGCACGATCAATAATGGATTCAGGTAAACCAAGACGACTGGAGATTTCGAATGCATTAGAGCGCCCAGGTACTCCGATAAGTAGACGGTAGGTTGGGCTCAAAGTTTCAATATCAAACTCGACACTGGCATTAGCAACACCTGGACGATTATAGCCATATGCTTTAAGTTCAGGATAGTGAGTTGTCGCCATTACACGAGCACCTCGTCCATGTACTTCATCTAAGATTGAGATAGCTAAGGCTGCCCCTTCCTGTGGATCAGTACCTGCGCCCAACTCATCAAAAAGAACAAGTGATTCATGATCAAATTTTTGTAGGATGTCTACAATATTGACCATATGAGATGAGAACGTAGAAAGTGACTGCTCAATTGATTGCTCATCACCAATATCAGCAAACAATTGCTCAAATACTGCAAGCTCTGAGCCATCTAATGCCGGCACTGGTAATCCAGCTTGCGCCATTAATGTACACAGGCCAACCGTTTTTAATGTCACGGTTTTACCACCTGTGTTAGGACCTGTAATGACAATGGCTGTTATCTCTTTGCCAAATTCAATATCATTCGGAATAGCTGAATCCATTGGTAGCAGTGGATGACGTGCACGTACTAGTCGGATATAGCCATCCTGATTCATTTTAGGCATTGTACATTTATTCGCTTGTCCATATTTACCCTTTGCTAAAATGACATCGATATCGCCTAAAACCTTCACTAAGTTAAATAAATCTGATGCTACTTCTTGCACCATTGCACTTAAAGCTAATAAAATACGCTCAATCTCCGCCTGCTCTTTCATTTTCAAGCGATGAATTTCATTATTCGCTTGGACGACAGAATCTGGCTCGATAAATAAGGTTTGACCAGAAGAAGATTGATCATGGACAATCCCACCATAATGGTGACGATATTCTTGCTTTACAGGAATGACAAAGCGGTCATTACGAATTGTCACAAGTGCATCAGAAAGCATTTTCGCAGCATTACTTCCACGAATTAGACTTTCCAGCTTAGAACGGACTTTCCCCTCTTCAGCACGCAAAGATTGGCGAATAGAGCGCAATGTTTGACTAGCAGAATCTAAGACAGCTCCATTATCATCAATACAGTTATTGATTTCATGTTGCAATCCTGTTAAGACAGGCATCGCTTCCTTTTTGGAGATGAAATGGGGAATTTCAATTACTTCATCGGCCTCTATATCTTCAATAAAATTGCGTAGAATTCTGCTTGCTCGAATCGTGCTCGAAATTTCCATTAGTTCTACTGCTGCTAGCATGCCTCCTATTTGAGCACGTCTGGCAGATGGGCGGACATCAAAAATCCCTCCCATGGGCACATTGCCCTTAACACGCAAAATGGATAATCCCTCATCCATTTCCTCTAATAATTGTACTACTTTATCAAAATCTGTTTGTGGCACAAGCTCCTCAATGACAGATTTACCAATGGAAGAAGTGCAATAGGAAGCCACTTGTTGCCTAACTTTATCGTATTCTAGTGTTTTCAATGCGCGTTCTGCAATCACTGAGAACACCTCCTCAACCTATTTATTTCGTCGTATGAACGCTTCAAACTGTTCACGCGTCCATGTATTCACAATCATATCTTTCGGTAACCATGCTCTATTTGCATAGCGAACCCCAATATCCATAAAACGTAAATGTGCAATATCATGAGCATCTGTGTTGATAGCTACTGGCACACCTGCAGCAAAAGCCATTTCTAAATGTTCTACACATAAATCGAGACGATACGGATTTGCATTTAACTCTAAAATTTTACCATATTCCTTCGCCCAGGCAATTAACTGTTTCATATCTGGATTATAGCCATCACGGTCTTCAATAATTCGACCAGTTGGATGGGCAATCATATGGACATAGGGATTTTGCATAGCTGTTAGTAAACGTGCCATAATTTTATCTTGTGATTGTGTGAAGCTAGAATGAATTGAAGCAATAACAAAATCTAGCTCTTTTAGCACCTGATCTTCGAAATCAAGGGAGCCGTCTGGTAAAATATCCATCTCTGTCCCTTTAAACAAATGAAATTCTGGATGTGCCGCATTAAACGCTTCAATTTCTACATGCTGCTTTTCTAAACGCTCTGGCGTTAAACCATTTGCAACTTTTAGGAATTGTGAATGGTCTGTAATAACACTATACTGGTAGCCTCGTGCTAGTAACGCCTCGCCCATTTCTGCAACAGAGTATGCACCATCCGACCATGTCGTATGCATATGCAAATCAGCCTTAATATCTTCTAGTCGAACTAAGTTTTGAATCGTGTTTGTTTTATCAAATTCCACTGTTCCTGTCCGTAAGCTTGGTGGAATCCAAGGTAGATCAAAGTGAGCGAAAAATGCTGCCTCATCTTGGAACGTCAAAACAGTACCATCTTCCTGTTCCACACCATATTCACTTATTTTTTCACCACGTGCTTTGGCAAGTTGTCGCATACGGACATTATGATCTTTGGAACCTGTAAAATGATGCAGGGCAGTTGCATATTCATTGTCCTTCACTAATCGGAAATCAACGCTAACTGGCTCTTCTAATTCTAAAATCACTGAAATTTTAGTATCTCCTGCTGCCACTACTTCTTGAATGGCCAAGCCCTTTAACAACTTTTCGCGTACTTGCTCAACTTCTTCTGTCACGACAATAAAATCAATATCTTTACTTGTTTCTAGCGCTCGACGGAAGCTGCCAGCCACTGAAAAACGTTCTACTTCCTTCATACTACCTAGAAGCGCCTCAATTTGTAAAACCACAGGCTCTAGCTGCCAAATTGGTAGACGTTCTGAACGATTTGCTAAATTGGCTAGTTCCTTTAAAATTTTTTCCTCAGTTTTTACTGCAAATCCTGCTAATTCACGTACTTTCCCTGCTTCACATGCTGCCTTCAAGCTTTCTGCTGAGTCAATGCCTAACTCTTGGTGAAGTTTCGCAATTTTTTTTCCTCCCAAGCCAGGCAATTTTAACAATGGCAGTAACCCTTTAGGTACAATTTCTTCTAACTCCTTTAACAAGCTCGATTCACCTGTTGCCATTAAGTCCTCTATAACAGCCGCAGTACCCTTGCCAATACCTTTGAGTTTTGTTACATCATCCATTTCGCTTAATGAACGCTCGTCCCCCTCAAGTGCTGCTGCAGCTTTTCGAAAGGCCGATACCTTGAATGGATTTTCTCCCTGTAATTCCATATATAAAGCAATTTTTTCGAGCGTGCGAATAATTGTTTTTTTATTCATTGGTAATTCCTCCTATCGTAAAAACACTTCCCTCAAGACAGAGAGAAGTGCACAGTTACTATTGCATATAAATATACCACCAGTTTTGGAACATCTTTGTAATAATCGGCGTATGCTCCAACATGAGACCACTTAACAATGACTTCGACATTAAATTTTGAATGACATCTACTGGTAATAAGGCGCACACGTATAGCAAAATAAACATAATTAAATAGTTTTCAATCATGCCAAGTAGCGCCCCAAGCCAACGATTTACTGTATTTAGCACAGGTAAATACGCAATAAAGTCAAATATCGATGCCACGATTTGCAACGTTATTTTTACTGCAAAGAAAATAACAGCAAAGGCAATCACCCGATAAAAGGTGCGGTCTAAATCTAGACTATCAATAACAACGCCAAGGCTGCCTGTATCAGTGACACCCGGATACGGAACCCAAAATACAAATTTTTGTGCTAATGGCTTATAATAAATATACGCAACAATTAGAGCTACTACAAAGCTGACAATATGCATCATTTGTACAATGAAACCTCGTTTTGCACCGACGCCAATTCCAGCTAACAGTACCACTAATATGATTAAATCTAACATTCTCTTCAACCCTTTAATTTTTTCAATTCTTCTTCTAATTGCTCCATTCGTTCTTTTAACAGTAAATAATCATGTACTGTATTTACTGCTGTCAGAACAGCAAGTTTTGTGCTATCAAGTGAGGGATTATGTACGCTCATCTCGCGCATCCGGTCATCAACAATCGAAGCAACAAGTCGCATATGGCCAATGGATTCTGAGCCGACCATTTTATATGTATGACCATATATTTCCACAGAAATTTTATTCTTTTCTTGTTTTTCCATAGTCGCACCCTCCTATAAATTCGATGCACACACGATTTTAGAGGCCTGTGAGCACCATCACACAAAAAAGCTATTTATTATCATACCATGAAAGGTATAAAATTGTGAACAATGAGGACAGAAAGGAACGATTAAATGGCAAATATTGTGCTTTCCATTTCAACAAATATTCAAAAAGAGGTGATGACTTACTATGCAACACATTTTATAGAGCGAAAGGCACCTGGTGTCATTTTTGCTGCAAAACTACCAGATACAGCCATAACTATGTATAAATCAGGAAAATTAATGTTCCAAGGGGGCGGTGCTGAACGCGAGGCGGCGCGTTGGGGAACTATTGAAAAAACAGCTACCCCGTCCGCCTCAGCTATCGGGGCAAAAGGTGATGTACTGCCTAACAATTTCGCAACCATGTCTGTCCTAGGCTCAGATGAAACAGGTACAGGTGATTTTTTTGGTCCTATCACAGTAGCAGCAGTATATGTGCCTACCTCCAAAATCGAACTCATCAATGAGCTTGGCGTAAAAGACTCAAAAATGCTAACAGATGATTATATGCGGAAGATTGCACCTGATTTACGTGCAGCCTGTGTCCATAGTGTCCTCGTCTTACGCAATGAGAAATATAACAGCTTACAAGCGAAAGGCTATTCCCAAGGTAAGATGAAAGCTATGATGCATAACAAGGCCCTACAAAACACGCTATCAAAAATGGCACCTGAAAAACCTGAATTTATTTTAATTGACCAGTTTGCCGAACGTGGTGTCTATTATAATTACTTAAAAAATGAACGTGAGCTTGTACAAGAAAACGTCTACTTTTCTACCAAAGCAGAACAACTACATGTAGCTGTGGCTACAGCATCTATTTTAGCTCGTGCTGCCTTTTTAAAGGAAATGGACCGTTTGAGTGACATCGCAGGGCTTACATTAATGAAGGGCGCTTCTAACAAGGTAGACATGCAAGCAGCTCGAATCTGGCGTAATCAAGGCGAAGAATTTCTACGCTCCATAACAAAATGGCATTTCGCCAACACCGATAAAGCACGGAAGATGAAATAAATTGTATTAATGGTGGCTTAAAATGGTGCGGTACTTTTGTGAGAGTTAAATAAGGTGAGGGTTTTTTAGGGTTCCTGAGAAGCGTGAGTGCTTCAGATACATTTTGGAGCGGTTTTCTATTTGGGGGGAGCGCTTCGTTACCTTTTTAGAGCGGTTTCCTACTTCGGGGGAGCGCTTTGTTACTAACTTTGAGCGGTTCCCTACTCGGGGTAAGCGCTTTGTTACCTTTTTTGAGCGGTTTCCTACACAGGATGAGCGCTTCGTTACCTTTTTTGAGCGGTTTCCTACACAGGATGAACGCTTTGTTACTAATTTAGAGCGGTTTCCTATTTGGGGTGAGCGCTTCAGGCACCTTTCAGAGCGGGTCTCCAATTAGATAAACCGCTTCTAGCATTTTTATTAACGTCATAAAAAAATTTGATAATCTCTTGATCTTATTAATCCCGTTTTCCGAGAACAATTAGCCATTAGCATTCTTTTTATCGTATGGCGATTGTTTAACTGTAAAAAACGCCGTGCTTGTGCGTTCGTAATATTTTTATTAATGAGCATTCCATAATCTTGTAGAGCAGATAAATGTGCCTTTTTACTAGAATAAAGACAGCTGGAACAGGTCCACTTCATCTTCAACCAATGCATCTGCCCAAATTCGCATTTTGGACAGATCACACCTGTTTGAATCGCATCAACCTCTATCCCATAGTAACGACAAAACGGGAAGCCCTCATACGGTTTGTTGTGTTGCACAAGTAATGCACTAATATATTGACAATCTATAGTTTTTGACTTCATTGGACGTTGTTGCAAAAAGCTCGTTAACTCTCTTGCCATTAACACTGGAAATAATCCATCCTCATAATTGATTCGAGCATTATTAAAAGGAAAAACAATGATACCGTTGATAGGTACTTCAATTTGGTGTTGCTTGAAAAAGTCCTTTAAATTATATACATATTCCTCAAGTTGGACTTCAGGATGATTAAATACGCGCTGTTCACCCGTATCAAGAGTCCGAATCATTTGACGTGGTCGGTTTTTTAATTCCACGTCCCCTCGAATATTCTTACTTTCAATAATTATTACCTCATATTGCGTTATCACCACAACATCTAATTGTAATGAGAATGGATGCTGAATAGTGATATTATGTAAAACTTGAAAATTCTTCGTAAAAGATAATTTCTCCAGTTGTTTCAAAATATATTTTTCACCATATTCTCCTGCTTCAGCCTGTAATAGCTCCCTTGCCATTTGATCATATAAAGGATGTTTTGCTGGGAGTCTTCTAACTAAAGCCCGCAAACCTAATGTCATTTTTGCTTCCTCATACGGTTTAATAAACATCTCAACACTCCTTTTTAAAAGACTATAGCAAGGAAAATTAACCATTCCTAGACTATTTGTGAAACTATTTATTTGATCAACTTTGCTGCTCTAAATATAGTTTTTTAATAATTTTTTGTGGATATCTTTCATTCTATATTGTTGTAGCTTCGATTCTTTTAGAATCACTATCTTTTGAGCGGGTTCCACACTTTTTTGATCACCTCTCACTTCCTTTTGAGCGGCTTCTTCACTTTTTAGATCACTTCTCACTTCCTTTTGAGCGGCTTCTTCACCTTTTGGATCACCTCTCACTTCCTTTTGAGCGGGTTCGACACTTTTTTGATCACCTCTCACTCTCTTTTGAGCGGGTTCCACACTTTTTTGATCACCTCTCACTTCCCTTTGAGCGGCTTCGACACTTTTTGGATCACTTCTCACTTCCTTTTGAGCGGGTTCCACACTTTTCGGATCACCTCTCACTCTCTTTTGAGCGAATTCCTCTCTTTTTGGATCACCTCTCACTTCCTTTTGAGCGGCTTCTTCACTTTTTAGATCACCTCTCACTCTCTTTTGAGCGGTTTCCACACTTTCGGGATCACCTCTCACTCTCTTTTGAGCAGACTCACCCTCTCTCAAATCACATTCACCTTCACATTCTCAAACAAAAAAAGACTGCCTCGTTAGACAGTCTTTTTTCACATCTATTAGCGTACTTCTGTACCTGCAATTGTAGCAATGGCTTTTAACACTTTGTTATGTGCGGCCACTACTTCTTCGTCCGTTAAAGTACGTTCTGGATCAAAGTATGTGAGAGAGAAGGCAACCGATTTTTTACCTGGTTCCATTTTCTCCCCTTCGTAAACATCGAATACGCGGATATCTTTTAATAATTTCACACCCGCTGCGTCAATAGCTTCCATTACTTCGCCAGCAGTAGTTGAACGGTCCATAATAAGGGCGATATCACGAGACATAGCTGGGAAGCGAGGCACTGGTGTGTAGGCAAGTGGTGCTTCTTGTGCCGTTGCATTTAACAGAGCCACTAAATTCATTTCCATTACATACGTGTCTTTTACACCCCATGCTTTTTGCTCTGCTGGGTGAAGTCCACCGATAATGCCGACTTGCTCGCCATCTAATAAAATGCTAGCCGTACGTCCTGGATGTAAGCCATCCACTTGTGATTTCACAAATGTCATGCGATTTTCTAAGCCAAGTTTGCCAATGACACCTTCGACAATACCTTTTAGCACAAAGAAATCTACGGCTTTTTTCTCGCCTTGCCAAGCATGGTCTAGCCATTTGCCAGTTAGTACTGCTGCCACATGCTCTTCCTCATACGGTTGCCCCTCGTCTGATTGACCAAGGAACACTGAACCAATTTCATATAAAGCCACGCCTTCAGCTTGACGTGCTACATTATACGCAGCTGCTTCGATTAAATGTGGAAGAAGGCTTTGACGTAAGGTAGAGCGCTCCTCACTCATCGGCATGAGTAAACGAGTTACTGGCTCTGCTTTCAAGGCAAAACGTTGTGACAATGCATCGGATGTTAATGAATATGTCACCGCTTGATATAAGCCAGCCCCTTCCATGTAATGACGAACTACACGGCGATTTGCTTGGTAAGGTGATAAATTACCTACTTGTGTTGCACCCTCTGGCAATGTCATTGGGATTTCATCATAACCATAAAGACGAGCAATTTCCTCGACGATATCCTCTTCAATTTTAATATCTTGGCGACGTGTTGGTGCATCAATAATTAATAAACCGTTTGCAGCCTCTACACCAAATTTTAGACGCTCTAAAATAGAAAGCATATCTTCTAATGCAATCTTCATACCTAAGCGCTCATTAATAAAATCTGGGGAAACGACTACTCGCGCTGGTGTTTTATCTAACTCATCTACTAAACATGTACCTTCTAACACTTCACCGCCAGCTAATTCAGCAAGTAAAGCTGCAGCACGTTCAGCTGCGGGTAAGACACGGTTCGGGTCTACCCCTTTTTCAAAACGAGCCGATGCATCTGAACGTAGGCCAAGATGACGAGATGTTTGACGCACTGTTAAACCATCAAAATAGGCTGATTCAATGACAACATTCGTTGTAGAATCTGTTACCTCAGAATTAGCACCACCCATTACACCAGCAATCGCTACTGGTTCTTTGCCATTCGTAATCACTAAATCTGAAGCTTTTAATGTGCGTTCTTGGTCATCCAATGTTGTAATTTTTTCACCTTCTGTTGCTTTACGAACAACGATTTCACCTGTTGCTAGGCTATCATAGTCAAAAGCATGCAGTGGTTGACCATATTCCATCAATACATAGTTGGTTACATCCACCACATTATTGTGTGGGCGTACACCCGCTGCCATTAGACGATTTTGGAGCCACATTGGGGACTCACCAATTTTTACGTTTTTCACCACTTTTGCTACATACATTGGATTTGCTTGTAGATCTTCTACGTGAAGCTTTAGGTAATCCTGTGCTTTTTCACTAGCAGTTTGATAGGAAATCTCTGGATATTTGATTTCCTCTGAAAGAATGGCACCTACTTCATAGGCTACACCAAGCATCGAAAGGGCATCTGAACGGTTTGGTGTTAGTCCTAATTCCAACACTGTATCACGTAAGCCTAAAATAGCCAGTGCATCTGAGCCTACCTCTGCATCTGCTGGTAGGACGAAGATGCCTTCTGAGTATGCCTTAGGAACAAGCTTCCCTTCGATTCCAAGCTCTTGTAAGGAACAAATCATCCCGTTCGATTCATGGCCACGAAGTTTTGCTTTTTTAATTTTAATGCCACCTGGTAAATGGGCGCCTGGACGAGCAACAATGACTTTTTGGCCAGCATCGACATTTGGTGCACCACAAATAATTTGTTGTGGCTCGGCTTCTCCAACATCAACTTGACAAATATTTAACTTATCAGCCTCTGGATGTTTTTCCTTAGACACAACGTAACCAACTACAACTTTATCCATAGCGTTAGCCCGATCGATGACTGCATCTACTTCAATTCCAGAGCGTGTAATTTTTTCTGCTAATAGCTCAGGTGCTAAGTCCTGTGTATTGATATAATCTTTTAACCATTCTAATGATACTAACATGTTTTATCCCCCTTACGCTTCTGTTCGCTCGAATTGTGATAAGAAGCGAGTGTCACTTGTATAGAAATGACGAATATCGTCAACACCATATTTCAACATCGCAATACGCTCTGCACCAATACCAAATGCAAAACCAGAAACTTTCTTCGGATCATAACCAGCCATTTCTAATACGTTTGGATGCACCATACCCGCTCCTAAAATCTCAATCCAGCCTGTGCTCTTACATACGTTACAGCCCGCACCACCACATTTGAAACAAGAAATATCCATTTCTACAGATGGCTCAGTGAATGGGAAGAAGCTCGGACGAAGTCGAATTTCGCGGTCTGCGCCAAACATTTTTTTCGCTAAAGTATCTAATGTCCCTTTTAAATCACTCATACGAATATTTTCGCCAATGACTAGACCTTCAATTTGCATAAATTGATGTGAGTGTGTTGCATCATCATTATCACGGCGGAATACTTTACCAGGACAAATAATGCGAATCGATTCACCTTTTTTGGCTTCCATTGTACGAGCCTGTACTGGTGAAGTATGCGTACGTAGCAATATTTCCTCGGAAATATAGAATGAATCTTGCATATCACGAGCTGGATGCCCTTTTGGTAAATTTAGTGCTTCAAAGTTATAGTAGTCCTTCTCAACCTCTGGGCCTTCAGCAATTTCATAGCCCATTCCGATAAATAAATCTTCTATTTCTTCAATGACACGCGTCAAAGGATGACGGTTCCCTACTTTAATTTCACGACCTGGTAATGTGACATCAATCGACTCACTTGCTAATTTTTCAGCAATGGCCGCTTCTTCTAAAACCGTTACCTTTGTTTCTAATACTGCTGTTACATTTTCACGAACATTATTCACTAAAGCTCCCATTTTTGGACGTTCTTCAGCTGATAATTTTCCCATCCCTTTTAGTAAATCCGTGATAGGTCCTTTTTTTCCTAAATATGCAACACGTACTTCATTCAATTCTTTTAAATTTGCAGCTGCTTCAATTTTAGCAAGTGCTTCTTGCTCTAATTGTTTTAATTGCTCTTCCATGTTAAAACCTCCTTAGAAAATAAATGCCTGCATTTTAGGCATAAAAAAACTCGCCCCTAAAAAAGGGACGAGGACATATTCGCGGTACCACCCTAGTTATCGCAAGGCAAGCGCCTTACAATCACTTCATTGACATAACGACTTGATAAAGCCGGCTCACCTTTACAGCATGACGCTGGTCCCGGTAGCTGCTCGCAGGTTGAATTCAAAACTGCATTGGTACGGCGTTGGCTCTCAATCTCTGGCCTACGCTCCCTGTTGTCCATTCACAATCTTTACTACTTCCCGGTCAAAGCATTTACTATTTAAACATACATTTTAGAATAGATTATACAATAATGAACTGTAGCAAATCAAGAGACAACTGCCTGTGTCCCACAAAGATCCGTCAATTACTTGGCAAAGCCATATAAAACAATCCCTGTTGCCACTGCGACGTTTAATGATTCAGCCTGTCCAAAAAGAGGAATAATCATATTTTGATCTGTCATTGCTAATATTTGAGGCTGAATGCCACTTCCTTCATTCCCCATAATAATCGCAAATGCACCTGTATGTTGAATGTCGCTATACGGCACTGCCTCCTCATCTAAAGCGGTGCCAAATACGGGTACACCTTGATCCTGTAGTAAATTTACCCATTCAGCTAAATCCCCACGGA encodes:
- a CDS encoding CvpA family protein, giving the protein MLDLIILVVLLAGIGVGAKRGFIVQMMHIVSFVVALIVAYIYYKPLAQKFVFWVPYPGVTDTGSLGVVIDSLDLDRTFYRVIAFAVIFFAVKITLQIVASIFDFIAYLPVLNTVNRWLGALLGMIENYLIMFILLYVCALLPVDVIQNLMSKSLLSGLMLEHTPIITKMFQNWWYIYMQ
- a CDS encoding nuclease-related domain-containing protein, with the protein product MFIKPYEEAKMTLGLRALVRRLPAKHPLYDQMARELLQAEAGEYGEKYILKQLEKLSFTKNFQVLHNITIQHPFSLQLDVVVITQYEVIIIESKNIRGDVELKNRPRQMIRTLDTGEQRVFNHPEVQLEEYVYNLKDFFKQHQIEVPINGIIVFPFNNARINYEDGLFPVLMARELTSFLQQRPMKSKTIDCQYISALLVQHNKPYEGFPFCRYYGIEVDAIQTGVICPKCEFGQMHWLKMKWTCSSCLYSSKKAHLSALQDYGMLINKNITNAQARRFLQLNNRHTIKRMLMANCSRKTGLIRSRDYQIFL
- the pheT gene encoding phenylalanine--tRNA ligase subunit beta; protein product: MLVSLEWLKDYINTQDLAPELLAEKITRSGIEVDAVIDRANAMDKVVVGYVVSKEKHPEADKLNICQVDVGEAEPQQIICGAPNVDAGQKVIVARPGAHLPGGIKIKKAKLRGHESNGMICSLQELGIEGKLVPKAYSEGIFVLPADAEVGSDALAILGLRDTVLELGLTPNRSDALSMLGVAYEVGAILSEEIKYPEISYQTASEKAQDYLKLHVEDLQANPMYVAKVVKNVKIGESPMWLQNRLMAAGVRPHNNVVDVTNYVLMEYGQPLHAFDYDSLATGEIVVRKATEGEKITTLDDQERTLKASDLVITNGKEPVAIAGVMGGANSEVTDSTTNVVIESAYFDGLTVRQTSRHLGLRSDASARFEKGVDPNRVLPAAERAAALLAELAGGEVLEGTCLVDELDKTPARVVVSPDFINERLGMKIALEDMLSILERLKFGVEAANGLLIIDAPTRRQDIKIEEDIVEEIARLYGYDEIPMTLPEGATQVGNLSPYQANRRVVRHYMEGAGLYQAVTYSLTSDALSQRFALKAEPVTRLLMPMSEERSTLRQSLLPHLIEAAAYNVARQAEGVALYEIGSVFLGQSDEGQPYEEEHVAAVLTGKWLDHAWQGEKKAVDFFVLKGIVEGVIGKLGLENRMTFVKSQVDGLHPGRTASILLDGEQVGIIGGLHPAEQKAWGVKDTYVMEMNLVALLNATAQEAPLAYTPVPRFPAMSRDIALIMDRSTTAGEVMEAIDAAGVKLLKDIRVFDVYEGEKMEPGKKSVAFSLTYFDPERTLTDEEVVAAHNKVLKAIATIAGTEVR
- the zapA gene encoding cell division protein ZapA: MEKQEKNKISVEIYGHTYKMVGSESIGHMRLVASIVDDRMREMSVHNPSLDSTKLAVLTAVNTVHDYLLLKERMEQLEEELKKLKG
- the rnhC gene encoding ribonuclease HIII; amino-acid sequence: MANIVLSISTNIQKEVMTYYATHFIERKAPGVIFAAKLPDTAITMYKSGKLMFQGGGAEREAARWGTIEKTATPSASAIGAKGDVLPNNFATMSVLGSDETGTGDFFGPITVAAVYVPTSKIELINELGVKDSKMLTDDYMRKIAPDLRAACVHSVLVLRNEKYNSLQAKGYSQGKMKAMMHNKALQNTLSKMAPEKPEFILIDQFAERGVYYNYLKNERELVQENVYFSTKAEQLHVAVATASILARAAFLKEMDRLSDIAGLTLMKGASNKVDMQAARIWRNQGEEFLRSITKWHFANTDKARKMK
- the polX gene encoding DNA polymerase/3'-5' exonuclease PolX codes for the protein MNKKTIIRTLEKIALYMELQGENPFKVSAFRKAAAALEGDERSLSEMDDVTKLKGIGKGTAAVIEDLMATGESSLLKELEEIVPKGLLPLLKLPGLGGKKIAKLHQELGIDSAESLKAACEAGKVRELAGFAVKTEEKILKELANLANRSERLPIWQLEPVVLQIEALLGSMKEVERFSVAGSFRRALETSKDIDFIVVTEEVEQVREKLLKGLAIQEVVAAGDTKISVILELEEPVSVDFRLVKDNEYATALHHFTGSKDHNVRMRQLAKARGEKISEYGVEQEDGTVLTFQDEAAFFAHFDLPWIPPSLRTGTVEFDKTNTIQNLVRLEDIKADLHMHTTWSDGAYSVAEMGEALLARGYQYSVITDHSQFLKVANGLTPERLEKQHVEIEAFNAAHPEFHLFKGTEMDILPDGSLDFEDQVLKELDFVIASIHSSFTQSQDKIMARLLTAMQNPYVHMIAHPTGRIIEDRDGYNPDMKQLIAWAKEYGKILELNANPYRLDLCVEHLEMAFAAGVPVAINTDAHDIAHLRFMDIGVRYANRAWLPKDMIVNTWTREQFEAFIRRNK
- a CDS encoding endonuclease MutS2, which produces MIAERALKTLEYDKVRQQVASYCTSSIGKSVIEELVPQTDFDKVVQLLEEMDEGLSILRVKGNVPMGGIFDVRPSARRAQIGGMLAAVELMEISSTIRASRILRNFIEDIEADEVIEIPHFISKKEAMPVLTGLQHEINNCIDDNGAVLDSASQTLRSIRQSLRAEEGKVRSKLESLIRGSNAAKMLSDALVTIRNDRFVIPVKQEYRHHYGGIVHDQSSSGQTLFIEPDSVVQANNEIHRLKMKEQAEIERILLALSAMVQEVASDLFNLVKVLGDIDVILAKGKYGQANKCTMPKMNQDGYIRLVRARHPLLPMDSAIPNDIEFGKEITAIVITGPNTGGKTVTLKTVGLCTLMAQAGLPVPALDGSELAVFEQLFADIGDEQSIEQSLSTFSSHMVNIVDILQKFDHESLVLFDELGAGTDPQEGAALAISILDEVHGRGARVMATTHYPELKAYGYNRPGVANASVEFDIETLSPTYRLLIGVPGRSNAFEISSRLGLPESIIDRAKGFTGTDRHEVESMIASLEETRRQSEDDAERSHALLLESETLRQELQDKVQAYEERKEALDKKAKEKARKIVDEAKREAEAIIAELREMRKNANQVVKEHELIEARKRLEEATPLEDNKVLKKAAQVKVRAQNLVVGDEVKVLSYGQRGTLLEKVSNTEWVVQMGILKMKISDSDLEYIKPEKEPILRTAGVKNRNSHVKLELDLRGERYEDAILRTEKYIDDALLSNYGRVSIIHGVGTGALRQGIQSYLKKHKRVKSFRFGEAGEGGLGVTVVELK
- the pheS gene encoding phenylalanine--tRNA ligase subunit alpha: MEEQLKQLEQEALAKIEAAANLKELNEVRVAYLGKKGPITDLLKGMGKLSAEERPKMGALVNNVRENVTAVLETKVTVLEEAAIAEKLASESIDVTLPGREIKVGNRHPLTRVIEEIEDLFIGMGYEIAEGPEVEKDYYNFEALNLPKGHPARDMQDSFYISEEILLRTHTSPVQARTMEAKKGESIRIICPGKVFRRDNDDATHSHQFMQIEGLVIGENIRMSDLKGTLDTLAKKMFGADREIRLRPSFFPFTEPSVEMDISCFKCGGAGCNVCKSTGWIEILGAGMVHPNVLEMAGYDPKKVSGFAFGIGAERIAMLKYGVDDIRHFYTSDTRFLSQFERTEA